The following coding sequences are from one Diospyros lotus cultivar Yz01 chromosome 7, ASM1463336v1, whole genome shotgun sequence window:
- the LOC127806213 gene encoding uncharacterized protein LOC127806213, with product MSEISRTKPVALLVEASTLHSNGELQNMNPLYQLDGRNYLQWSQIVKTFLKGRGKISHLNGSDPSNEDLKFQAWDEEDSMIMSWFWNSMQPEISKYYMFLTTAKAGWDTVQKTYSKMQDAVGLYEIKTKISAGLNVEFDQIWVQILGKEKLPSLSEVYSMAKERKAKE from the exons ATGTCAGAAATCTCACGAACGAAACCTGTTGCATTACTGGTTGAAGCTTCTACGCTGCACTCAAATGGGGAACTCCAAAATATGAATCCTTTGTATCAGCTGGACGGAAGGAACTATCTACAATGGTCACAAATTGTGAAGACTTTCTTAAAAGGACGAGGGAAAATTAGTCATCTCAATGGTAGCGATCCAAGCAATGAGGATTTGAAGTTCCaggcatgggatgaagaagattcaaTGATAATGTCATGGTTTTGGAATTCAATGCAACCAGAAATAAGCAAATATTATATGTTCCTCACTACTGCCAAGGCAGGTTGGGACACCGTTCAAAAAACTTACTCAAAGATGCAAGATGCAGTGGGTTTGTATGAGATCAAGACTAAGATTTCAG cTGGATTGAATGTAGAGTTTGATCAAATCTGGGTCCAAATCCTTGGAAAGGAGAAACTGCCTTCTCTCAGCGAGGTATACTCAATGGCCAAGGAGAGGAAAGCTAAAGAATAG